Within the Marixanthomonas sp. SCSIO 43207 genome, the region TCTTCCTCATACTAGCCCTTTCTATGGGCACACTGTACGCCCAAGGAATAGTTGATGGCCTACGATATTCTCAAGACAATATAACTGGTACTGCTAGATTTAACGCTCTAAGTGGAGCATTTGGAGCCCTAGGTGGTGACTTATCAGCAATGGCTATTAATCCGGCTGGTAGTGCTGTTTTTTTACGTAATGAAGCCAGCGTTTCTGCTCGTTTTTTAGATCGTGAAAATGAAGCGTCTTACTTCGGTACCCTTACCGGAAGTCTCGAAAACGACATCAACCTTAATCAAGCCGGAGGAGTGTTTGTTTTTGACAACGCAGACGAAAACTCTCTTTGGAAAAAATTTACATTGGGTGTTGGGTATAACAACAATCAAAGTTTTGACAATGAACTTTTTATAGCCGGAAACGGAAACACATCTATATCAAACTTCTTTCTTCAGCAAGCACAAGGTATTCCTTTAAACTCATTGCAACTACAGGGTAATGAAACCATTTCAGATTTGTACAGCTTTTTAGGACAAAATCAAGGAGTTGCTGCTCAAAATGCATTTTTAGGATATCAAGGATTTATATTTGACCCGGTTGATCCAGAAAATTCAAATAACACACAATATACTTCAAACGTAGGTTCTGGTAATTTTAATCAAGAATATACTTTTTTAAGTGAAGGTTACAGCGGAAAATACACCTTAAATTTAGCTACTCAATTTACAGATGATTATTACTTCGGAATTAATCTAAACTCTCACGTAATTGATTATCAACAAAGCACTTTTTTATACGAAACCAATAACAACCAAGGTAGTACGGTAAATCAAATTGGATTTCAAAACAACCTTTCGGTGTTAGGTTCTGGATTTTCAGCTCAGCTAGGTGGTATCGCCAAAGTTGCAGATTACCTACGCTTAGGGCTTACGTATGACACACCAACTTGGTATACTATTTCAGAAGAAACTTCACAATATCTTGAAACGCAACGTACCATTGAAGGTCAAACAAATACGGCAATAATTGATCCGCGAATTTTAAATATTTATGAAGATTACACCCTTCGCACTCCCGGAAAAGTAACGGCCAGTGCTGCTTATATTTTTGGTAAAGACGGTTTAATTAGCTTTAATTATTCGTACAAGGATTTTTCTGAAATCACTTTTAAGCCTACTTCAGACCCTAGTTTTTCTGCATTAAATTCAAATATCAACAACACACTTACCGCAGCATCTACATACCGTATTGGCGGGGAATATCGTATTGAAAATTTGAGCTTACGCGCAGGGTATCGTTTTGAAGAAAGCCCCTATAAAAATAAAGAAATAGTTGATGACTTAACCAGTTTTTCACTGGGTACAGGCTACAACTTTGGATCGTATTATTTTGATTTCTCATACAGCTGGATTGAACAAGATAGACAACAACAACTGTACAATGTGGGCTTAACAGATCGTGCTGCGGTAAACACTACAGATAGTTCACTTGTATTTACATTTGGATTAAAATTATAATACTTTTTCTAAGCGAAAACTCACCTTAAACTTTCTATTATTTCGTAAAATTTCAAGGTTAATTCTTTTTCCTTCTTCTGAAGAGAAAAGCGTATTGAGTTCTTGTAATTTGTACTTATGAATAGGTCTACCATTATATTTGGTTATTTCATCACCTTTTAAAATACCAGATTTTTCAGCTACTGAATTTTTTCTAATTTCGGCTACAACGTACCTGGGAACTAAAAAAATTTCGGTTTTTGAATAGATATTAAATGCTTTGTATCCGGTTGAACTTTTTAATTCGCTAAACCTTGAGCCTACCGTAGCTGTACGTTCTTCAAGTGATTGTTTTTCTGTGTACACATCAACTCCATCATGCTCAATTGTCAATCCACTCATATTATAATGAAAAGGATCTGAAAAATATCTGTTTGGCTTAAGCATTACTTTTTTGTTGGGGTAATCCATGGTTACGGTAAAACGTTTTAAGAAATCACCGCCCAGGCTTCCGTCGCGTTCAATATAAAGTTCTAGATTTTCAGTAGCTTCTTTATTAGGAAAAGCTACATTGACAGATTCAAGTTCAAAAGTTTCTGCTCGTACCGATTGAAGACGGGATCGCTTTCCATAAATATGACCGCTTAAGCCAAGTCCTAAAAAATCTTCAAAATAATTTTTTGGGTTTTCTTTTAAATACCCCTGTGGTTTAAACAACCATACAGCATCACTAGAACCACTATCGAGCAATAGGGTAACTTCTTTATTTTGGTTTTCAGACTTTACTACTACATCAACGTAAGGTTTGTCTTTATAAAATTTCAGATCTAACACCTCACACCTTCTACATTTCTTATATGAATATTGACTTGGTTTGTAAAATTTTATTTTTTTTGAAGTATAACTTGTTTTGACAATAAAACTTTCAAAAAAATCTAGCCCTATAATACCATTTATGGGCACTCCCATTCTAGGCGAAAGGTTTAAGGAGTTTTCAAAAATCACATAAATTGTATGATTTTTACTGATAGCGTTGCCTATTTTTATTTCGTTATTTTCACTCTTCAAACCTCTTAAAAAACCGCCTTCTCCCAATCCTCTAATGTTGACTGGTTTTGTTTCTTTTAGTTCAACAGAATCTTGTTTGGCTAGACTGAATATTATCGTAGATTTAACACCGGTATCAAGTAAAAAAGAAAGAGGTGTTCCATTTACTTCTACAGGAATAATTACCAGGTTATTGATTAAGTCAAAAGACACTTTATCTCTTTTATCACCTTCAGGAAGCGCAAAACTTCCTTGTGAAAAAACATTCACCTTACTACCCAGAAGAATGCTTGTCCATACTACAATTAAGAATATGTTTTTTAGTACTTTCAAACTGTATTAAGATAAAAAAAATTAATGAAAGAAACCCCATTTGGGTATGTAATTATAAATATATTTCAGACCTTTGTTGGCTAAAACTTCAAGCTATGCCTAAAGTATCTGTAAAAGGGCAAAACATGCCCGAATCTCCTATTAGAAAATTAGTTCCTTTTGCTGAAAAGGCCTATAAAGCAAATAAAAAGGTTTATCACTTAAATATTGGACAGCCAGACATTAAAACTCCACAAGTTGCGATGGATGCTGTAAGTTTACACCACTTAGATATTTTGGCATATACTCGCTCTGAAGGGTCTGAGGGTTATCGAAAAAAGATAGCAAACTATTATCAAGACCAGGACATTCCTGTAAATCACGATGAAATTATTGTAACTACAGGTGGTAGTGAGGCTTTATTATTTGCAATGGGAAGTATTGCAGATGTGGGTGATGAAATTATAATCCCTGAACCTTTTTACGCAAATTACAATGGCTTTGCCACTGCTTCTGGTGTATCTATTGTTCCGGTTATTTCAAAGATAGAAAACAACTTTGCCCTACCTCCTATTTCAGAATTTGAAAAGCTAATCACACCCAAAACCAAAGCAATATTAATTTGCAATCCGGGAAATCCGACCGGGTATTTATATTCAAAAGAAGAAATACAAAAATTAGCTGCTATTGTAAAAAAACACGATTTATTTTTGGTAGCAGACGAGGTATACCGTGAGTTTGTGTATGGAGATGAAAAACACTATTCTATTCTTCAAGAAGAAAGCCTAACTGAAAACGGAATTATTATCGATTCTGTATCAAAACGCTACAGTATGTGTGGTGCTCGCATTGGCTGTTTAGTTACAAAAAACAAGCAAGTATTAAGTACTGCTTTAAAATTTGCACAAGCACGATTAAGTCCACCAACATTTGCTCAAATTGCTAGTGAAGCTGCATTAAAAACTCCTCAAAGCTATTTTGATGAAGTTACCAAAGAATACAAAGAACGTCGTGATTTATTGGTTGAAAAACTACGTGAAATTCCAGGCGTTAAAGTAGGTGAACCTAAAGGAGCTTTTTACTGTATAGCAGAGTTACCTGTTAAAGACAGCGATGTGTTTGCGCAATGGTTACTTGAAGAGTTTGATGTAGATGGTGAGACGATAATGGTAGCTCCAGCTGCTGGATTCTACTCTACACCCGGAGTAGGTAAAAACCAAGTGCGTATTGCGTATGTTCTTAAAAAAGAAAGTCTTTTAAAAGCTGTAAACATATTAAAGATTGCTCTTGAACAATACCCAAACAATTAATGCAGATTGAAGAAAATAAATCACTTAAAGATTATAACACTTTTGGCATAGCTTGTTCTGCTAGATATTTTGTTGAAATTACTTCAATAGAAGAATTAAAAGAAATACTAGCTAACCAAAATTATACTGAAAGATTTATTCTAGGAGGCGGCAGTAACATGCTGCTTACCAAAGACATTGATGCCCTTGTAATACATGTAAACTTAAAAGGGATTAAAATTATTTCTGAAACAGATACCCATGTCACCTTACAAGCTATGGCCGGTGAAAATTGGCACGAATTTGTACAATTTTGTATTCAAGAAAATTATGGTGGAATAGAAAATCTTTCTTTAATCCCCGGCAATGTAGGCACTGCTCCCATTCAAAATATTGGTGCATATGGTGTAGAATTAAAAGATGTATTTGTGTCTTGCAATACGGTAGAAATTGCTTCTACAAAAGAACAGGAGTTTACTAAAAAAGACTGCAACTTTGGCTATCGAAATTCTATTTTTAAAAACGAAGCAAAAGGAAAGTACATCATAACATCTGTTACGTTTCAGCTTACAAAAACAAACCATAATTTGAATACAGATTATGGTGCTATACAGCAAAATTTATCTGAAAAAAACATTGAAAATCCTAGTATTTCAGATATTTCTGAAGCGGTTATAGCCATTAGGCAATCAAAGCTTCCTGATCCTAAAAAACTAGGAAACAGCGGCAGCTTTTTTAAAAACCCCATTGTTGGTTCAGAAAAGTTTAAACAATTTAAAATCGATAACCCAGACGCTCCGTATTACCAATTATCACCTAGTGAATACAAGATTCCTGCGGGTTGGCTGATAGAACAAGCCGGTTTTAAAGGCAAACGTTATGATGATGCTGGAGTTCATAAAAACCAAGCTTTGGTTTTAGTAAACTACGGCAATGCTTCTGGTAACGATATCTGGCAGCTGGCCTTAACAATTCAACAGAAAGTTAAAGACCAATTTGGTATTTTTATTGAGCCTGAGGTAAACGTTTTTTAATCAACAAAAAGTACTTTGTCTAATACGTGAACAACACCGTTAGAGCCATTGATATCACTTTTACCTACAAGAGCTTTATTTCCGTTTTCATCTTCAATCATAATATCCATTCCACTTTTAACGACAGTTAAAGTTTTTCCTCCCAACGTTTTTAAAGTATTTGAACCTCCTTTACCTTTTTGCAACAAAGCAGAAGAAGCTATATCTCCTTCAACCATATGGTTTTTGAGCAGTGTACTTAAGGCTTCTTTATTTTTTACATTTAAAAGATTTTTTTTCTTTTCAGCAGGGATGCTGTCAAACGCTGCATTTGAAGGAGCAAAAATTGTATATGGTCCTTCATTTTTTGACAACATTTCAGTAAGACCCGTAGTCACCAATGCACTCGCATAATTCTTAGTTTCACCTGTTACCATTAGCTTTGACATAACACTATTAAGTCGTTCCTTTTCTTCAACAGTCAATTCTTTTTTAACTTGCTGAACTTTTTGTGGAGCTTCTTTTATAATTTCATCTTCAACTTTTATAGTTTCCTTTTTATCATTTTTACAAGCAATAAAGCTGCTAAACACTAAAACAGAAAAAAATAATTGGGTAACACGTTTCATACGTTAATTTTTAATGGATTTTAACGCTAAAATTAACTAAAATCCCACCACATCACCAAGAAAGATTGTATTTTTGCACTATAAAATATAGTTATGGGAATTTTACTTATTACAGTTCTATTGTTGTTATTGGCTTTTGCCGGTATTGCCATAAAAATATGGGGTAAAAAAGACGGCAAATTTGCCGGTACCTGCGCAAGTCAAAATCCATTCTTAAATAAAGAGGGCGAAGCTTGTGGTTTCTGCGGAAAGTCGCCAGATCAATTTGAAAATTGTTCTGAAACGTCACACAAATAATTTAAATTGATTTTCTTACAAACGTTTCAAGAACCCTAAATCGTTTATAGCCTATGGTGCTACTTTACGCGCTCATTGTAGTGGTTTTAATCAATTGTGGGTATTTCTTTCTTTTTTCTAAGTTTTCATTTTTTACTTTTCCTGAAATTACTTCAGAAAAAAACTATCCGGTTTCTCTTATTGTTTGTGCAAAAAACGAAGCTGAAAATCTTCAAAAACACATTCCGCTTTGGTTAAACCAAAACCATCCAGATTATGAATTAATCCTAATTGATGATGCGTCAATCGATGATACATTGGAGGTTATGGAATCGTTTCAGAATGAGTATCCACAAATACAGATTGTTAAAGTAAAAAACAACGAGGCATTTTGGGCAAATAAAAAATATGCACTTACCTTAGGTCTTAAACGTGCAAAAAATCAGCGTTTGTTATTTACCGATGCCGATTGCAAACCCGCTTCAAATGAGTGGCTAAGTACTATGACGGCTGAGTTTTCAGAAGAAAAACAATTAATTTTAGGTTATGGTGCGTATCAAAAAGGCAGAGGGTTACTTAATCGATTAATTCGTTTTGAGACGTTAATGACAGCGCTTCAGTATTTTTCATATGCAAAAGCAAAAATACCTTACATGGGCGTAGGTAGAAATTTGGCCTACACTGCAAAATTATATTATGACAATAAAGGGTTTATGTCACATATAAAAGTTCCATCTGGCGATGATGATCTTTTTGTAAATGAAGCTGCAACCCCCAATAATACTGCAATTTGTGTTTCTGAAAAAGCCTTTACCTACTCAATACCTAAAACAACCTGGAACGAATGGTGGCGTCAAAAAAAGAGACACATTACCACTGCAAAATTGTACAAACCGCTTCACAAGTTTTTATTGGTACTATATTATTTATCGACAATTTCTTTTTGGGTATTAGCTGTGTTAACGCTTATTTTTTCAAGCTGGAAACTTGCTTTACCTATTGTTATTTTTCGCTTTTTAATTGAATATATAGTTGTAGGAAAAGCTGCAAACAAACTTGGTGAAAAAGACCTAATTCCATTCATTCCTTTTTTTGAACTGTTTTTAGTATGCTATCAAATGAGTATCTTTATTTCAAATAGCAGAACAAAACAAAGTAGGTGGAAGTAAGCAAACCTGAAATTATCAATTACATACAAAAAGCTAAAAATGGCAAGCAAAGTGCTTTCAAGTTTTTGCTAGATACATATTGGAACACTGTTTTTGGATTTCAACTAAAACGTGTAAAAAATGAATATGAAGCCGAAGATATTTCAATAGAAACCTTTGCAAAAGCTTTTGATAAAATTAAAACTTTTGATGAAAAGTATGAATTTGCCACTTGGTTGATAGCCATTTCAAAAAACATACAAATAGACAAGAGCCGAAAAAAAAACGCTTCATTATATAGTAATACCACCAATACTTCAGAAGAACATATTCAGAAAATTGCAGACCATTCCCCCACTCCCGAAGACAAACTAATTACTGAGCAAAACCTTGCAGAACTTCTGCGATACATCAAGCAATTAAAACCACATTATCAAGAAGTTATAAATCTACGGTATTTTCAAGAGATGAGTTATAACGCCATTGCCAAAGCTGTTAATGAACCTCTCAATAATGTAAAAGTAAGACTACTAAGAGCCAAAAAATTACTAGCAGAAATCATTACAGAAAATACATAGCTACCTCTTTTTTTTAAGCTTCAATAGGCATAAAACGAATACTTGTATTTTAACCCTTATAAATCAAAAAACAGGTTTATTTATTTATATCTTTGTCATGCTATGGAAACACAAACACTAGAACGAAAAAAAACCACACCAAAACCAAAATGGTTACGGGTAAAATTACCTACTGGAAAAAAGTATACCGAGTTAAGAGGTCTAGTTGACAAATATGATTTACACACCATATGCACCTCCGGAAGCTGCCCAAATATGGGAGAATGTTGGACCGAAGGCACAGCTACTTTTATGATATTGGGTAATGTTTGTACACGCTCTTGTGGGTTTTGCGGTGTAAAAACCGGTAGACCAGAAACCATCGATTGGGATGAACCTGAAAAAGTAGGTCGTTCAATTAAGCTGATGGATATAAAACACGCGGTTATCACCTCTGTAGATAGAGACGATTTAAAAGATATGGGGTCTATCATTTGGGCCGAAACTGTAAAGGCCATACGTAGAATGAACCCAAATACTACATTAGAAACTCTTATTCCAGATTTTCAAGGCGTTACTCGCAATATAGACAGAATCATTGCTGTAAAACCTGAAGTTGTATCTCACAACATGGAAACCGTAAAGCGATTAACTCGCGAAGTACGTATTCAAGCAAAATACGAGCGTAGCCTAGAAGTTTTAAATTACCTTAAACAACAAGGCATCAATCGTACTAAAAGCGGAATTATGTTAGGATTGGGTGAAAAAGAAGACGAGGTTATTGAAACTTTAAGTGACTTACGCTCTGTAGGACTAGATATTGTAACCATTGGACAATATCTTCAACCCTCAAAAAAACACTTACCGGTTAAAGAATTTATCACACCAGAACAGTTTAAAAAATATGAAGAAATAGGTCTTGAGATGGGTTTCCGTCACGTAGAAAGCGGTGCGTTGGTTCGTTCTTCATATAAAGCACAAAAGCATTTAACGTAATCTTTTTTTAAGTATGGCAGAAAAGATTAAAGTGGGTATAAACGGCTTTGGACGTATAGGTCGCAACCTTTTTAGATTGCTACTTGATCACCCTCATATAGAAGTTATTGCTATTAATGATTTAGCAGATGCCAAAACTCTTTCCCATTTACTCAAGTATGACAGCATTCACGGTGTGCTACAGAAAGACGTTAGTTATTCTGAAAATAGCATTATTATAAACAATAGTTCATTTCGGTTTTCTTCAGAAAAAAGCATAGAAGACATTAATTGGACAGGTGTTGATATTGTAATTGAAAGCACTGGAAAATTCAAACTTAGAGAACAGCTTGAAAAACATATTAAAGAAGGTGTAAAAAAAGTAATTTTATCGGTTCCGCCGATAGAGGATGATATTAAAACCGTAGTTCTTGGTATTAATGATGGTATTTTGGATGAAGATGATACAATCATTTCAAATGCTTCTTGTACCACAAATAATGCTGCTCCTATGCTTAAGATTGTTCACGATCTTTGCGAAATTGAACAAGCTTACATTACTACCATCCACTCCTACACAACAGACCAAAGCCTTCATGATCAACCTCATAGAGATTTACGTAGAGCACGTGGTGCTGCACAATCTATTGTTCCTACTACTACCGGAGCTGCAAAAGCTTTGACCAAGATATTTCCAGATTTGGCTTCAGTGATTGGCGGATGTGGGATTCGGGTTCCTGTACCTAATGGATCATTAACAGATATCACCATCAATGTAAAAAACAAAACCAATATTGAAGCTGTAAATGCTGCTTTTAAGGAAGCTTCAGAAACTAGTTTAAAAAACATTTTACAATACACCGAAGACCCCATTGTATCTATTGATATCGTAGGAAATCCTCACAGCTGTATTTTTGATGCCGGAATGACCTCGGTAATTGGCGGTAAAATGGTAAAAATAATTGGCTGGTATGACAATGAACGTGGGTATTCATCAAGAATAGTTGATTTAATCTTACAAGTTTCGGGGAAATAACTATATTTATCGTCAAAGTACATATACTAAATGCATAGGGCTTTATTTACATATAAACCTGTATCAATCTTCTTAGCTTTCTTTTTTACATTTTGTGGCGTACTAGCCCAAGACCGTAAAATTGATACTATTGCGTTAATTAAAAAAGATAGAGAAAAGGCTATCAATGCAATTTTTAAGCAAGATTTTGAAACAGCAATTTTAAGCCTTAATGAAGCAAACCAACTAGCGCTCAACTCAAATAATACTCTTTTAAAATCTGATATACGCTTTCATATTGCAGAGCTTCATTACTACCTGCAAAATTTTCAAAAAGCTTCTGAAGAAATTAATAAATCAATCACTCTTATCAATTCACTTGATATCGAGAAAGATTCAGAATTGGCAAAATCATTTGCTCTTAAAGGGCTTATTCTCGTTAAAACAGGTGATTTTCAAAATTCAGAAAAGTTTTTAAAAGATGCGTATAAAATTTATATACAACAAAATGACGAAGCTGGTCAAAGCCAAGTTATTCTAGGCTTAGGATTATTAGAACTTCAGAAAAAGAATTACAACTCGGCCATAAATTATTTTGACGCAGCCATTCCGTTATTAAAAAAGTACGAGTTTACCTATCAAGAAGCTGAAGCTCACTTAAGAAAAGCAGACGCCTTTTTGAACATTGCAGATGGATCTCAAGCTTCAAACTTAAGAACAGCAAAAACTTCACTTGAAAAAGCGCTATCAATTATTGATACCAATTCGTTTTCAAAATTAAAAGCAGATAGTTACCGTGTTATTTCATATATCGCACTTAAAGAAAATGATTTTAAAAAATCTGAACGCAACCTAGAACTTTA harbors:
- a CDS encoding OmpP1/FadL family transporter; protein product: MKRVFFFLILALSMGTLYAQGIVDGLRYSQDNITGTARFNALSGAFGALGGDLSAMAINPAGSAVFLRNEASVSARFLDRENEASYFGTLTGSLENDINLNQAGGVFVFDNADENSLWKKFTLGVGYNNNQSFDNELFIAGNGNTSISNFFLQQAQGIPLNSLQLQGNETISDLYSFLGQNQGVAAQNAFLGYQGFIFDPVDPENSNNTQYTSNVGSGNFNQEYTFLSEGYSGKYTLNLATQFTDDYYFGINLNSHVIDYQQSTFLYETNNNQGSTVNQIGFQNNLSVLGSGFSAQLGGIAKVADYLRLGLTYDTPTWYTISEETSQYLETQRTIEGQTNTAIIDPRILNIYEDYTLRTPGKVTASAAYIFGKDGLISFNYSYKDFSEITFKPTSDPSFSALNSNINNTLTAASTYRIGGEYRIENLSLRAGYRFEESPYKNKEIVDDLTSFSLGTGYNFGSYYFDFSYSWIEQDRQQQLYNVGLTDRAAVNTTDSSLVFTFGLKL
- a CDS encoding aspartyl protease family protein — protein: MKVLKNIFLIVVWTSILLGSKVNVFSQGSFALPEGDKRDKVSFDLINNLVIIPVEVNGTPLSFLLDTGVKSTIIFSLAKQDSVELKETKPVNIRGLGEGGFLRGLKSENNEIKIGNAISKNHTIYVIFENSLNLSPRMGVPINGIIGLDFFESFIVKTSYTSKKIKFYKPSQYSYKKCRRCEVLDLKFYKDKPYVDVVVKSENQNKEVTLLLDSGSSDAVWLFKPQGYLKENPKNYFEDFLGLGLSGHIYGKRSRLQSVRAETFELESVNVAFPNKEATENLELYIERDGSLGGDFLKRFTVTMDYPNKKVMLKPNRYFSDPFHYNMSGLTIEHDGVDVYTEKQSLEERTATVGSRFSELKSSTGYKAFNIYSKTEIFLVPRYVVAEIRKNSVAEKSGILKGDEITKYNGRPIHKYKLQELNTLFSSEEGKRINLEILRNNRKFKVSFRLEKVL
- a CDS encoding pyridoxal phosphate-dependent aminotransferase, whose protein sequence is MPKVSVKGQNMPESPIRKLVPFAEKAYKANKKVYHLNIGQPDIKTPQVAMDAVSLHHLDILAYTRSEGSEGYRKKIANYYQDQDIPVNHDEIIVTTGGSEALLFAMGSIADVGDEIIIPEPFYANYNGFATASGVSIVPVISKIENNFALPPISEFEKLITPKTKAILICNPGNPTGYLYSKEEIQKLAAIVKKHDLFLVADEVYREFVYGDEKHYSILQEESLTENGIIIDSVSKRYSMCGARIGCLVTKNKQVLSTALKFAQARLSPPTFAQIASEAALKTPQSYFDEVTKEYKERRDLLVEKLREIPGVKVGEPKGAFYCIAELPVKDSDVFAQWLLEEFDVDGETIMVAPAAGFYSTPGVGKNQVRIAYVLKKESLLKAVNILKIALEQYPNN
- the murB gene encoding UDP-N-acetylmuramate dehydrogenase, producing MQIEENKSLKDYNTFGIACSARYFVEITSIEELKEILANQNYTERFILGGGSNMLLTKDIDALVIHVNLKGIKIISETDTHVTLQAMAGENWHEFVQFCIQENYGGIENLSLIPGNVGTAPIQNIGAYGVELKDVFVSCNTVEIASTKEQEFTKKDCNFGYRNSIFKNEAKGKYIITSVTFQLTKTNHNLNTDYGAIQQNLSEKNIENPSISDISEAVIAIRQSKLPDPKKLGNSGSFFKNPIVGSEKFKQFKIDNPDAPYYQLSPSEYKIPAGWLIEQAGFKGKRYDDAGVHKNQALVLVNYGNASGNDIWQLALTIQQKVKDQFGIFIEPEVNVF
- a CDS encoding fasciclin domain-containing protein, with translation MKRVTQLFFSVLVFSSFIACKNDKKETIKVEDEIIKEAPQKVQQVKKELTVEEKERLNSVMSKLMVTGETKNYASALVTTGLTEMLSKNEGPYTIFAPSNAAFDSIPAEKKKNLLNVKNKEALSTLLKNHMVEGDIASSALLQKGKGGSNTLKTLGGKTLTVVKSGMDIMIEDENGNKALVGKSDINGSNGVVHVLDKVLFVD
- a CDS encoding membrane or secreted protein, with translation MGILLITVLLLLLAFAGIAIKIWGKKDGKFAGTCASQNPFLNKEGEACGFCGKSPDQFENCSETSHK
- a CDS encoding glycosyltransferase codes for the protein MVLLYALIVVVLINCGYFFLFSKFSFFTFPEITSEKNYPVSLIVCAKNEAENLQKHIPLWLNQNHPDYELILIDDASIDDTLEVMESFQNEYPQIQIVKVKNNEAFWANKKYALTLGLKRAKNQRLLFTDADCKPASNEWLSTMTAEFSEEKQLILGYGAYQKGRGLLNRLIRFETLMTALQYFSYAKAKIPYMGVGRNLAYTAKLYYDNKGFMSHIKVPSGDDDLFVNEAATPNNTAICVSEKAFTYSIPKTTWNEWWRQKKRHITTAKLYKPLHKFLLVLYYLSTISFWVLAVLTLIFSSWKLALPIVIFRFLIEYIVVGKAANKLGEKDLIPFIPFFELFLVCYQMSIFISNSRTKQSRWK
- a CDS encoding RNA polymerase sigma factor, whose amino-acid sequence is MEVSKPEIINYIQKAKNGKQSAFKFLLDTYWNTVFGFQLKRVKNEYEAEDISIETFAKAFDKIKTFDEKYEFATWLIAISKNIQIDKSRKKNASLYSNTTNTSEEHIQKIADHSPTPEDKLITEQNLAELLRYIKQLKPHYQEVINLRYFQEMSYNAIAKAVNEPLNNVKVRLLRAKKLLAEIITENT
- the lipA gene encoding lipoyl synthase; amino-acid sequence: METQTLERKKTTPKPKWLRVKLPTGKKYTELRGLVDKYDLHTICTSGSCPNMGECWTEGTATFMILGNVCTRSCGFCGVKTGRPETIDWDEPEKVGRSIKLMDIKHAVITSVDRDDLKDMGSIIWAETVKAIRRMNPNTTLETLIPDFQGVTRNIDRIIAVKPEVVSHNMETVKRLTREVRIQAKYERSLEVLNYLKQQGINRTKSGIMLGLGEKEDEVIETLSDLRSVGLDIVTIGQYLQPSKKHLPVKEFITPEQFKKYEEIGLEMGFRHVESGALVRSSYKAQKHLT
- the gap gene encoding type I glyceraldehyde-3-phosphate dehydrogenase, which encodes MAEKIKVGINGFGRIGRNLFRLLLDHPHIEVIAINDLADAKTLSHLLKYDSIHGVLQKDVSYSENSIIINNSSFRFSSEKSIEDINWTGVDIVIESTGKFKLREQLEKHIKEGVKKVILSVPPIEDDIKTVVLGINDGILDEDDTIISNASCTTNNAAPMLKIVHDLCEIEQAYITTIHSYTTDQSLHDQPHRDLRRARGAAQSIVPTTTGAAKALTKIFPDLASVIGGCGIRVPVPNGSLTDITINVKNKTNIEAVNAAFKEASETSLKNILQYTEDPIVSIDIVGNPHSCIFDAGMTSVIGGKMVKIIGWYDNERGYSSRIVDLILQVSGK